In Microbulbifer sp. THAF38, the sequence GATTCAGGGCAACCATTGTTTTGGTTGCGGGTCGGACAACGACCAGGGCCTGCGTATTAAAAGCTATTGGGTAGAGCCGGATAAATCCCGTTGTGAATTTACACCCAGCCCGTACCACAATGCCGGACCCGCTCAATATTTGAACGGCGGTATTATCGCTACGGTGATTGATTGTCATACCATTTGTACCGCCATCGCCGATGGCTATCTGCAAGCGGGTCGCAATGTGGGCAGCGGGGATAAAATCTGGTTTGCCACTGGCAAGCTGGACATCAAGTACCTGGCGCCCGCTGCCATCGATAAACCGGTAATCCTGGAAGCCTCTATTGTCGAACGCGGCCCCAAGAAGACCATTTTGCACTGTGACCTCCGTAGCGACGGGCGCCTTTGCGCAAAGGCAGAAGTGGTTGCTGTAAAAGTGCCAGACGAATGGTAGCCCGCCGAACTAGGCCTCACATGACAGTAGGAAGCCCCTTTGGGGCACCCACAACCAGGTCACACCTTTTCCGCTGATGTGGGAAGCTCCAGCCGGTACCCACAAAACTTGCAGTATTCCGCATCTGGATCATGGGTGCTGCGGCCACAGTTATTACAGCGGTGATGTTTGCGCTCGCGATGCATCTCACCCGCCAGCTCAGCGGTAAGGATGCCCGTTGGTACGGCAATAATTGAATAACCAATCAACATGGTCATGGCTGCTATACCCTGCCCCAATGGCGTTTGAGGAGAAATATCCCCATAACCAACGGTGGTAATGGTCACAATCGCCCAGTAAACACTGGTGGGGATACTGGTAAATCCGTTTTCCGGCCCCTCCACTACAAACATCAGCGAGCCGAAGATAATACACATCACCAGGACGCTGGAGTAAAACACCAGAATTTTCCGCCGGGCCAGCCCCAAGGCCCGCAATAGCAGGTTGGCATCCTGCAGGTAGCGCACCAACTTTAAAATCCTGAAGATACGCAACACCCGCAGCAAGCGGATCACCAACAGATAGGTGGCCCCGGTATAGAGAAGAGCCAGGTAACTGGGCAGAATCGCCAGCAGATCGACAACGCCATAAAAACTGAAAATATATTTGCGCCGATTAACCGAACAGTAGATACGGGCAGCGTATTCCAAAGTAAAAAGACCGGTGAAAAGCCACTCCAGTGTGGTCAGTAGCGCCCCGTAACGTTGTGCGATTGGGCCAATCGAAGCCAGTAGTACCAGCCCAACACTAATTAAAATTGCCCAGATCAAGAACACATCGAAGTTACGCCCCGCGGGCGTGTCGGTGCCAAAGATCACTTCATTGAGCAGTTTGCGACGTCCAGTCAACGCCATGGATTAACCTCTTCTACCAGCTGCTAGGGATTTGCCTCGAAATTTTACCCGCTGGCGGCTGGCGGGTCGCCCCCTATTCCGCTTCTTCCGCTTGTTCCGCTTCCTTACAGAACTGACGGCGACCTCTTTGACTTCCATCGCGCCTCGGGCACAATCGCGCCCAAGCTATTCAGTGCAAAGTTTTTTAGGAGCCCAACGCTATGGCCAAGGAAAATCGTCTTGTCTACTCCACCGACCGCGGTCGTATCAAAGAGGAGCCCGCAGCGGAAAAGCAGCACCAAGGTGATGGGATCGTACGTATCCAAAGAGAGACCAAAGGGCGCAAAGGCAAGGGGGTCACTTGCGTGCGCGGCGTAGACGGCACAGATAGTGAGCTGAAGTTACTGCTGGCAGAATTGAAGAAACGCTGCGGCTGTGGCGGTGCCCTGAAAGACGGGGTAATCGAAATCCAGGGCGATAAGCGCACCGAAATCAAAGCACTGCTGGAATCTAAAAACTACAAAGTTAAGCTCGCCGGCGGCTAGACTGCCTGCAGGAGACGCAAGGGATTCACTTCCAACTGCCCCTCTCTGTCCAAGCAGCGTTGCAGCAGAGCCGCCAGTTGAATCTGGTAGCGCTCCAAAATTATCGAAATCGCGTATTTGCAGCGGGACTCCATAGTATGCACCACCGCCAAGGCTTCCTGATGTCGCTGGGGTAACTGCTGCAATGGCTCACGCTTGGCCTTAATACAAAGCGCGCTATCCAATCCCTGTGCTTTTAACAACTCAGATGACTCCACCGTAGCGAAGGTGGCATCCAGCTCCCGCGCGGAAAGGGCCAGATATTTCTGTACCAGTTCCCGCTCGGCCAGGTCCGGGGACAGTCGACCCGCAAAGATTGCGAGACTGGTACTGTAACCCGCAAGGCGCTCAATGTGTGTTGCCAGCGCTTCATAAGCCGCCAGCTGGCTCAGCAGACTCCGTGCCTGCTGGCGCTCCCGCGCCGGCATCGCCACAACGGCCAAGCAAAGCCTTTGATAAAATACTGAATAGATATGCTGGAGCTGCCGTTCGATTTCCTCCAGCTCAGACCTTTTTACTGCCGCGGCTTCCTGAGCCGCTGCGAGGCTGGCACTATTCAAGGAGTAATCCTGCGGTTCGATACGCACCTTGGCTCGAATCAACGCCGCCCCCAGCTGTATCGTCACCATCAGCAGGCGCGCGCTCTCGCGCTG encodes:
- a CDS encoding PaaI family thioesterase codes for the protein MQVRKVSFFPSLAQIVTMARPQRGIVMTEQIAIQDQIQGNHCFGCGSDNDQGLRIKSYWVEPDKSRCEFTPSPYHNAGPAQYLNGGIIATVIDCHTICTAIADGYLQAGRNVGSGDKIWFATGKLDIKYLAPAAIDKPVILEASIVERGPKKTILHCDLRSDGRLCAKAEVVAVKVPDEW
- a CDS encoding ion transporter yields the protein MALTGRRKLLNEVIFGTDTPAGRNFDVFLIWAILISVGLVLLASIGPIAQRYGALLTTLEWLFTGLFTLEYAARIYCSVNRRKYIFSFYGVVDLLAILPSYLALLYTGATYLLVIRLLRVLRIFRILKLVRYLQDANLLLRALGLARRKILVFYSSVLVMCIIFGSLMFVVEGPENGFTSIPTSVYWAIVTITTVGYGDISPQTPLGQGIAAMTMLIGYSIIAVPTGILTAELAGEMHRERKHHRCNNCGRSTHDPDAEYCKFCGYRLELPTSAEKV
- the yciH gene encoding stress response translation initiation inhibitor YciH; protein product: MAKENRLVYSTDRGRIKEEPAAEKQHQGDGIVRIQRETKGRKGKGVTCVRGVDGTDSELKLLLAELKKRCGCGGALKDGVIEIQGDKRTEIKALLESKNYKVKLAGG